A single region of the Fusarium fujikuroi IMI 58289 draft genome, chromosome FFUJ_chr05 genome encodes:
- a CDS encoding related to alpha-methylacyl-coa racemase, translating to MLTMRRTLVAPLWRSALSRRGNATAATPRLPLSGIRVLDISRVLAGPYCAQILGDLGAEVIKIEHPTRGDDTRAWGPPFAPYKDGRGGEGESAYYLSVNRNKRSVAVSFKEKEGAKLIQTLAAKADVIVENYLPGTLKKYGLDYNTLAKTNPRLIYASITGYGQTGPYSSRAGFDVMVEAEMGLMHITGPRDGPPVKVGVAVTDLTTGLYAVNSILAAVIERSHSGQGQALDVCLSDCQVATLANMAQSVLVTGKRDGGRYGTSHPSVVPYRAFRTKDGDILIGGANDRLFGVLCKCLGQDDWATDERFSTNSARVANRDVLERMIEDITSSKLLKEWLDIFEGTGLAYAKINDIKDTLEHSHVVARDMIKEIEHPACGQLKVLNSPVKYSRTQPSIRTPPPLLGEHTNEVLRDVLGLDTAEIERLRDKKAVGG from the exons ATGTTGACCATGCGAAGAACACTTGTTGCCCCGCTTTGGCGCTCAGCATTGAGCAGAAGAGGCAATGCGACAGCAGCAACCCCAAGATTGCCTTTATCGGGAATCAGAGTCTTGGACATATCTCGAGTCCTCGCTGGT CCATATTGCGCTCAAATTCTTGGTGATCTAGG AGCCGAAGTCATCAAGATCGAACATCCAACAAGAGGCGATGATACGAGAGCATGGGGACCTCCATTTGCACCTTATAAAGATGGACGAGGCGGCGAGGGCGAAAGTGCGTATTATTTATCG GTGAACCGAAACAAGAGATCTGTAGCAGTCTCATTcaaggaaaaagaagggGCAAAATTGATCCAAACGCTCGCCGCCAAAGCCGATGTCATCGTCGAGAACTACCTGCCCGGAACTCTAAAGAAATACGGACTCGACTATAACACCCTTGCCAAGACCAACCCCCGACTTATCTACGCGAGCATAACTGGATATGGTCAAACAGGTCCATATAGCAGTCGTGCAGGTTTTGATGTCATGGTCGAAGCTGAAATGGGTCTGATGCACATCACGGGTCCACGCGATGGACCACCAGTCAAAGTCGGCGTTGCGGTGACTGACCTAACTACTGGGTTATATGCGGTCAATAGCATTCTTGCAGCTGTTATCGAGAGGAGTCACTCTGGGCAAGGACAGGCGTTGGATGTGTGCCTGAGCGATTGTCAAGTTGCGACCCTAGCGAACATGGCACAATCTGTGTTGGTAACGGGGAAGAGAGATGGTGGACGATACGGAACATCACATC CATCCGTCGTACCATACCGCGCATTCCGCACCAAAGACGGCGACATCTTGATCGGCGGGGCCAATGACCGACTTTTCGGCGTTTTGTGCAAATGTCTTGGTCAAGACGATTGGGCAACGGACGAACGCTTCTCTACAAACTCTGCGCGAGTAGCGAATAGGGATGTACTCGAGCGTATGATCGAAGATATCACGAGTTCTAAGCTATTGAAAGAATGGCTCGATATCTTTGAGGGTACGGGTCTCGCGTATGCAAAGATCAATGATATCAAGGACACACTGGAGCACTCACACG TGGTGGCGAGGGATATGATAAAAGAGATTGAACATCCTGCATGTGGCCAGCTGAAGGTGCTTAACAGCCCTGTCAAGTACTCCAGAACCCAACCTTCGATCAGGACGCCGCCACCTTTACTGGGTGAGCATACAAATGAGGTATTGAGAGACGTACTGGGGTTGGACACAGCTGAGATCGAAAGGCTAAGAGACAAGAAGGCCGTCGGTGGATAA